Genomic segment of Pseudomonas sp. CCI4.2:
CCATGACACTGCCTAAAGGCCAATTGAAAAAGCTGGCCGCAAGCATGACGATGAACCCACGTCTGGTCGCGCCAATCGCCAAGGGCGACGTAATCGGTAAAGTGGAAGTGAAGATGGACGACAAAGTGGTGCATACCGCTGACCTGATCGCTCTCGACGGCGTGGACCAAGGTGGAATTTTCCGCCGCGTGTGGGATAGCATCCGTTTGTTCTTCTACGGTTTGTTTAACTGATACTGCCGACCGTCGGGCCCTGGCTCTTTGCAGAGTGGGTGCCCGTCGCTCGTAACAGCTTACGAGGCCGTTACTGCCATGGCTGATACTGAAATTGACGTTAAGTCGCACCTGATTGTATTTCCCTGCGTTGACTACCCGATCAAGGTGATCGGTGACACCGGCGTGGGTTTCACGGCGTTGGTGATCGAGATTCTGGCGAAACACGCCACGCTCGACATGGATACGCTGGCCGAACGTCAAAGCAGCAACGGTAAATACACAACCGTTCAACTGCACATCGTCGCCACTGGCGAAGACCAACTGCGCGATATCAATAGTGCCTTGCGCGCGACCGGTCTCGTGCACATGGTGCTCTGATGCCTGGCAGCCTTGGCTTTCGTGAACTAGGGGAGGTTGCTTACGAACCTACCTGGCACGCCATGCAACGGTTTACCGAAGGCCGTGAGCGCGATGTAGCCGATGAAGTCTGGCTGGTGCAACATCCCCCCATCTTCACTCAAGGTCTGGCGGGCAAAGCCGAGCACCTATTGCTGCCGGGTAATATTCCGGTGGTTCAGGTCGATCGGGGTGGCCAAGTGACCTATCATGGCCCCGGTCAATTAGTGGTTTACCTGATGCTGGACGTGCGGCGCCTAGGTTTCGGCGTGCGCGAACTGGTTTCCCGGATTGAACGCAGTCTGATCGCCCTGCTGTCGAGTTACGACGTCACGGCAGTCGCGAAGAATGACGCGCCAGGGGTCTATGTCGATGGAGCGAAAATAGCCTCCTTGGGTTTACGTATTCGAAACGGTTTCTCATTCCACGGCCTGGCGCTAAATGTGGACATGGACCTTGAGCCGTTTCGACGCATTAATCCCTGTGGTTACGCGGGGCTGGCAATGACCCAGCTGCGCGATCATGCAGGCCCGATTGAATTTGCCGAGGTAAGTGCCCGGCTGCGCGCGCAGCTCGTCAAACACCTCGACTATGCTGAGCAGACGACCCTAGCGGGCGGAATCGATTGATATGACTACTGCGACAGAGACTGCGCAAAGCGCTGTGCTAGAACTGATCCCGACACTAAGCATTGGTGAGCGTACGGCCAAGCCTAAAGTGGAAGCCGGCGTAAAACTTCGTGGTGCGGACAAAGTTGCACGCATCCCGGTCAAAATCATTCCGACCGTCGACCTGCCGAAAAAACCGGACTGGATTCGGGTCCGCATTGCCGTTTCCCCGGAAGTGGACCGCGTCAAACAACTGCTGCGTAAGCACAAACTTCACAGCGTCTGCGAAGAAGCGTCTTGCCCGAACCTTGGCGAGTGTTTCTCCGGGGGCACCGCAACGTTCATGATCATGGGTGACATCTGCACCCGCCGTTGCCCGTTCTGCGACGTGGGCCATGGCCGTCCGAAAGCGCTAGACGCTGACGAACCGAAAAACCTCGCCATTGCCATTGCTGACCTGGGTCTCAAGTACGTTGTGATTACCTCGGTAGACCGCGATGACCTGCGCGACGGCGGCGCCCAGCACTTTGCTGACTGCATCCGCGAAATTCGCCTGCTGTCGCCGAACGTGCAATTGGAAACCCTGGTCCCGGATTACCGGGGCCGCATGGACATCGCGTTGGAACTCACTGCTGCCGAGCCGCCAGACGTGTTCAACCACAACCTGGAAACCGTGCCGCGCTTGTACAAAGCGGCACGTCCGGGCTCGGATTTCCAGTGGTCGCTGACCCTGCTGCAGAAATTCAAGCAGTTGGTGCCTCATGTTCCGACCAAGTCCGGCTTAATGCTGGGGCTGGGTGAGACGGACGAAGAAGTCATTGAAGTCATGAAGCGCATGCGTGAGCACGATATTGACATGCTCACCCTGGGCCAGTACTTGCAGCCTTCACGCAGCCACTTGCCGGTGCAGCGTTTCGTGCACCCGGACGTGTTCGCCTGGTTTGCCGAAGAAGGCTACAAGATGGGCTTCAAGAATGTTGCTTCAGGTCCGCTGGTGCGGTCGTCGTACCATGCCGATAAGCAGGCGAAGACCGCTGTCGAAGCCATGAGCTAAGCGTTGCGAGTCAATAAAAAGGGCCGGATAGCGATATCCTGCCCTTTTTTTTGTTTTAGAAAGTCCCTTCGAATGAATTCGCTCCCGCCGGCGATATGTGTTTTCCCGTGGGAGCGAATTTATTCGCGAAGAGGCCGTTACGGCTTGCGCAAACTGTCTAACAACTGATGCGTCGGGTAGCCGTCGGCCGGCCAGCCGTACGACTGCTGCGCGCTGCGAATGGCTTTGCGTGTATTGGCCCCGATGATGCCGTCTGGAGCGCCAGCGTCGTACTGACGAGACGAGAGCAGGGTTTGCAGTTCAATGCGCTCAGAGCGGCTTAGAGGCTGATCTCCACGCGGCCAGCTGCCGAGGACGTAGCCCCCGCCGCTGAAACGTTGAGACAACAAGCCAATCGCCAGGGCATAGGACGACGAATTGTTGTACTTGAGCGTCGCACGGAAGTTATCCAGTACCAAAAACGCCGGACCTTTATAACCCGCAGGTAACAACAGCGCCGCCTGTTGCTGCGCCAAATTGGCCGGAAGTGCGCCGCCGTTTGGCAGTTTTAATCCCATGTGCTGCCACTCGGCAACGGTTTTACGGGTCGAAGCATCGGCCAGCGCGTAATCGAAGCCTTGAACCAACTGCACTTCGAAACCCCACGGCTGACCAAATTGCCAGCCTGAGCTTTGCAGGTAGCGCGCCGTCGACGCTAATGCATCGGCAGGGGTATTCCAAATGTCACGGCGGCCATCGCCATCGAAATCCACGGCATAGGCGTTATAGGTGGTGGGAATAAACTGCGTCTGACCCATTGCGCCACCCCAGGAACCCAGCATCTGGGTCGGTTGGATGTCGCCATGCTGAAGAATTTGCAGGGCCGCCAGCAATTGATCCTGCGCGAATGCACGGCGGCGACCTTCGTAGGCCAGCGTCGCCAAGGAGCGAATCACGTACTGCGAGCCTTGAAACTGGCCGAAGTTGCTTTCCATGCCCCAAATAGCTACCAGCGACTGGCGGTCGACACCGTAGCGTTGCTCAATGGCTTGCAGCACGTCGGCGTATTGCGCAAGCAAGGCCTGGCCTTTACGGGCGCGGGCTGCGGAGACCGCGCCATCGAGGTATTCCCACACCGGGCGGGTGAACTCGGGCTGGCTTCGATCGGCCTTGACCACGCTCATGTCCGGCAGCACACCCGCGAAGGCTTGATCGAAGAGGTCAGGCTTGATGCCGGCTTTTATTGCATCGACGCGAAACCCGGCTTCCCAGGCGCTGAAGCTGATAGTTGGCTGAAAATCGAAGTCTGTTGCGTCGGTCACGATACCCGGCGGGGTCGTGGGCAACGCAGCCGTAGGTGCGCTGGCAATTTGAAGAGGCCTGGCATCGGCAGCAGTAGGTTTTTCTGCGCAGGCAACTAACAGGATGAAGCTGGATACGGTCATCAGTTGGCGAAAATGCAACCGACGGGAAAAGCTAAAGGGCATGCTCAGGTCCAAGGTGTTTCAACAGACACAAACCTTATCATGCTTGCCCGGCGTACGGGGCCTTGGGAGGTGTTGGGATGTTTTTAAGCCGCCAGAAAGTAAGAAGCCTCCCAGCTTTTAGACTGGAAGGCTTCGCGGCGGTAGCTGCCTTTGCCCTTGCCAGCGGGTTCCTGGCGACTGCGGAATAATGGCTGGGCCACAATGGATTTGGCCTTGTTCGGCCGTTTTGGCTTGCTCATGGCGAGTGCTCTCTTCTGGGGGGGATGAAACGATGTGAATCATCGGGCAGAGCGTGGGGTGTGTCTAATAGAAGTGTCCTATCGGATGTTTCGCGGTATTGCTGTAAGAGCCAACTTGTTGGCGAAGGTCCTTCGGACCTATCGCAGCCTTCGGCAGCTACTACAGAATGTGTGCATCGCCACATCTGTGGGACCGAATTTATTCGGGAAGGCTTCAGTCCTGACACCCTGCAACCTCAAACCATACAAAGTGCCACCCAGTTTGCTGCGCGAGACAGCGCGGAGTCGAAGACGTGGCGGACCCTCCTATAGAAATTGCAAACGAGATAATGTCTCTGGCTATTCTGCCGGCAAGCTCAACCGTTGTCCGGCCATCAACAGTGCCAGCCGAGTCAAGCTGCTCCAGGGCGAACCTGCTGCCTGGCCTTTGATCTGCGCGTCGATGCGCTGCGCATCCATCAGCAGTTGGCTCCAGCGTTGTGCGGAGTGCCGTTGCAATGCTTTGCTCATCAGCGGTTTGCGTTTGTCCCAGATGGGCGGTCGCGCTTGGCTGAACGCTTTGTCCAGTGGGATGCCCTGGCTGAACTGTAAGGCCAGATTAGCCAATACCCGAAGCTCACGAGCCAGCGCCCACAGAATCACAGGCGGCTCAATCCCTTCGCCACGCAGGCCTTCGAGCATGCGCACTGTGTGGGCCGCCTCGCCATTGAGCACCGCGTCGGTCAAACCGAAAACATCGAACCGTGCGCTGTCGGCGACGGCGCCCTGCACGGTTTCGACGGTGATCTGGCCACCCTCGGCCATCAGCTTGAGTTTTTCTATCTCCTGGGCTGCGGCGAGGAGATTGCCTTCGACCCTGGCGGCTATAAGTTCAACGGCGTCGTGGCTGGCAGACAGCCCGGCTTGTGACAAGCGCTGCCGAATCCATTGTGGAAATTGGCTCGTGTCCACGGGCCATATTTGCAGAAACTGAGTGTGTGGTCCTTCAATCAGCGCCTTACCCCATTTGGTTTTCTGCGCGCTGCCGTCGAGTTTCGGCAAGCTGATAAGCAGCAACGTGTTTTCGGGAGGGCGAGAGCAGTATTCGATGAACGCCGCAGCGCCCTTGTCGCCGGGTTTTCCCGACGGCAATCGCAGCTCCAGCAGACGTTTTTCCGCAAACAGCGACATGCTGGCACCGGCCTGTAACAGCGTGCCCCAATCGAAATTGGCGTCCGCGCTGAAGACTTGGCGTTCGTCGAAACCTTGCTGGCGCGCGGTTGCACGGATAGCGTCCGCTGCTTCCTGGCACAGCAGCGGATCGTCGCCGCTGACAACGTACACGGGCGACAAGCTGCTCTGAAGGTGTTTAGCGAGTTGGGCGGGGATCAGTTTCATAGGTCAGGGAATGCAGGGGCCAGCGGGCTGGCCCCTGAGCACTTACTTGGTGGGTATTTCAATCGGTGACTGACGAGGCGTCTCGTTCTCGATCCGCTGTGCAGCTTCCAGAGCGTCTGCTTCGGCCTGGGCCTTGGCTTCTGCGGTCGATTGCAGTTTATCCAGTTGTGCCGGAGTCAGCAGTTGCAGACGCATGACCAGGTTCTGGACCAGTTGAGCACGCATTTCTTTACGAACTTGCGCAGCTTCCTGATCGGAACCCATCAAGTTGTTGCTGTCCTGAACGTAGATTTTCTGAACCTGTACCTTGTCTTCGAGCAACAGCAGACTGCGCGAACCGCGGATTTCGTAGTTGACGGTATCCGTCAGCTCATACTCGGCTGAACGCGACGAACCGTTGTAGCTGGCGGCGCGTGAAACTTCGCCTTCACTGACCAGAACCAGCTTGTACTCAGCGCCCTGATGCACATTGACCCCACTGTTTTTCAGCATTTGGGTCAACTGGACAACCGTTGGACCGTAGGCGTCACGGGCGCTGACATCAAGTTCCTTGATGGTCAGTTCAGTGGTGCCAGTACCACGCAGCTGGAAACCACAGGCGCTCAGCAATACGGCGAGACCCATCACCAGCAAATTGCGTTTGATCATATTGATGCTCCCCTTGAATCCGTTTGGGCCGACGTTGCGTCCCCTGGAAATGCTGTTCGACGCCCGGTCAATACCGGGCGCGTGACCCAATTAGCTTGCGACGATGTTAACCAGCTTGCCGGGGACCACGATCACTTTGCGGATCGTCAGGCCGTCGGTGAAGCGCAGCACGTTTTCATTGACTCTTGCCACGGCTTCAACCTCTTCACGGGTAGCGCTGGCGGGCATTTCAATCTGTCCGCGCAGTTTGCCGTTCACCTGAATCACCAGCACGAGGCTGTCTTGTACCAGCGCGGTCTTGTCCAGCACCGGCCAGCCGGCATCGATGATGGCATCGCTGTGACCCAACCGGCTCCACAGTTCATGGCTGATGTGCGGGGTGATGGGTGCCAGCAGCAGCGCGACAGTTTCCAGACCTTCCTGAAGCAGCGCACGGTCCTGCGGGGTTACCTGGGCAGCTTTTTCCAATACGTTCATCAGCGTCATGACTTGAGCGATGGCGGTGTTGAATTTATGGTGTTGACCGACGTCTTGGCTGGCGTTTTTGATCGCCAGGTGGATCGCACGGCGGACGGCTTTCTGTTCGTCATTCAAGCCCGCGACGTTGAGCTTGGGAGTCAGGCCCAAGGTGACGTGGGCATGGGACAGGCGCCAGACGCGACGCAGAAAGCGGTGTGAACCTTCGACGCCCGAGTCCGACCATTCCAGGCTCATGTCCGGCGGCGACGCAAACATCATGAACAGGCGGCAGGTATCAGCGCCGTATTGGTCGATCATCGATTGCGGGTCAACGCCGTTGTTCTTCGACTTGGCCATTTTCTCGATGCCGCCGATCTCGACCGGCAGACCGTCGCTGATCAATTTAGCGCCGATCACTTTGGCTTTACTGTCGCGTTCAAGCTCGACGTCGGCCGGGTTGTACCACGTCTTGCTGCCATTTGCTTCAAGGCGGTAATACGTGTCGGCGATGACCATGCCTTGAGTCAGAAGGTTCTTGAATGGCTCGTTGGAGGTGACCAGACCTTCGTCGCGCATCAGTTTGTGGAAGAAACGCGCGTAGAGCAGGTGCAGGATCGCGTGTTCGATGCCGCCGATGTATTGATCCACTGGCAGCCAGTGGTTCGCTGCTTTCGGGTCAACCATACCGCCTTCGTAGTGAGGCGAGGCGTAGCGTGCGAAGTACCACGAGGACTCGACGAAGGTGTCCATGGTGTCGGTTTCGCGCTTGGCCGGGGCGCCGCATGTAGGGCAACTGCACTCATAGAACGATGGCATGCGAGCCAGCGGTGAGCCGGCACCATCGGGAACGACGTCTTCGGGCAGCACAACCGGCAATTGGTCTTCCGGGACCGGCACGTCACCGCAGGTGTCGCAATGCACGATCGGGATCGGGCAGCCCCAATAACGCTGACGGCTGATGCCCCAATCGCGCAAGCGGAACTGCGTGCGTGACTGACCCAGTTGCTTTTTCAGCAAATCAGCTTCGATGGCATCGAACGCGGCTTGAAATTCCAGCCCGTCATAGATGCCGGAGTTGATCAGCGTGCCGTGTTCGCCATAAGCGGCCTGCCACTGCGAGAGCGTTTCGTCGCCAGCACTGGTGCGTACAACGGCCTTGATCGGAAGGTTGTACTGGGTAGCAAATTCGAAATCGCGCTCGTCGTGAGCGGGGACTGCCATCACGGCGCCGTCGCCATAATGCATCAACACGTAGTTGGCGACCCACACTGGCAACTTCTCGCCCGTCAATGGGTGCTCCACGAAAAGTGCGGTGGGCAGGCCTTTTTTCGCTTGGGTAGCGATGTCTGCTTCGGCGACGCTGCCGCTTTTGCATTCGTGAATAAAGGCTTGCAGTTCGGGGTTACCCTTTGCGGCCAGGGTCGCCAGCGGGTGTTCCGCTGCGACGGCCACGTAGGTCGCGCCCATCAAGGTGTCTGGACGGGTCGTAAATACTTTCAGCGCGCCCGCTTCACCAATGGAAGCCTGGTCGTACGGAAACTGCACTTCCATGCCACGGGATTTACCAATCCAGTTGCGTTGCATGGTTTTGACTTGCTCAGGCCAGCCTGGCAATTCATCGAGTCCCGACAACAGCTCATCTGCGTAGGCAGTGATCTTGAAGTAATACATCGGGATTTCGCGCTTTTCGATGATGGCGCCGGAACGCCAGCCGCGACCGTCGATGACTTGTTCGTTGGCCAATACGGTCTGATCAACCGGATCCCAGTTCACCGTACCGTTTTTGCGGTAGATCACGCCTTTTTGGAACAGGCGAGTGAACA
This window contains:
- a CDS encoding DUF493 domain-containing protein, which encodes MADTEIDVKSHLIVFPCVDYPIKVIGDTGVGFTALVIEILAKHATLDMDTLAERQSSNGKYTTVQLHIVATGEDQLRDINSALRATGLVHMVL
- the lipB gene encoding lipoyl(octanoyl) transferase LipB, with the translated sequence MPGSLGFRELGEVAYEPTWHAMQRFTEGRERDVADEVWLVQHPPIFTQGLAGKAEHLLLPGNIPVVQVDRGGQVTYHGPGQLVVYLMLDVRRLGFGVRELVSRIERSLIALLSSYDVTAVAKNDAPGVYVDGAKIASLGLRIRNGFSFHGLALNVDMDLEPFRRINPCGYAGLAMTQLRDHAGPIEFAEVSARLRAQLVKHLDYAEQTTLAGGID
- the lipA gene encoding lipoyl synthase, with product MTTATETAQSAVLELIPTLSIGERTAKPKVEAGVKLRGADKVARIPVKIIPTVDLPKKPDWIRVRIAVSPEVDRVKQLLRKHKLHSVCEEASCPNLGECFSGGTATFMIMGDICTRRCPFCDVGHGRPKALDADEPKNLAIAIADLGLKYVVITSVDRDDLRDGGAQHFADCIREIRLLSPNVQLETLVPDYRGRMDIALELTAAEPPDVFNHNLETVPRLYKAARPGSDFQWSLTLLQKFKQLVPHVPTKSGLMLGLGETDEEVIEVMKRMREHDIDMLTLGQYLQPSRSHLPVQRFVHPDVFAWFAEEGYKMGFKNVASGPLVRSSYHADKQAKTAVEAMS
- a CDS encoding lytic murein transglycosylase, with protein sequence MPFSFSRRLHFRQLMTVSSFILLVACAEKPTAADARPLQIASAPTAALPTTPPGIVTDATDFDFQPTISFSAWEAGFRVDAIKAGIKPDLFDQAFAGVLPDMSVVKADRSQPEFTRPVWEYLDGAVSAARARKGQALLAQYADVLQAIEQRYGVDRQSLVAIWGMESNFGQFQGSQYVIRSLATLAYEGRRRAFAQDQLLAALQILQHGDIQPTQMLGSWGGAMGQTQFIPTTYNAYAVDFDGDGRRDIWNTPADALASTARYLQSSGWQFGQPWGFEVQLVQGFDYALADASTRKTVAEWQHMGLKLPNGGALPANLAQQQAALLLPAGYKGPAFLVLDNFRATLKYNNSSSYALAIGLLSQRFSGGGYVLGSWPRGDQPLSRSERIELQTLLSSRQYDAGAPDGIIGANTRKAIRSAQQSYGWPADGYPTHQLLDSLRKP
- the arfA gene encoding alternative ribosome rescue factor ArfA: MSKPKRPNKAKSIVAQPLFRSRQEPAGKGKGSYRREAFQSKSWEASYFLAA
- the holA gene encoding DNA polymerase III subunit delta, whose product is MKLIPAQLAKHLQSSLSPVYVVSGDDPLLCQEAADAIRATARQQGFDERQVFSADANFDWGTLLQAGASMSLFAEKRLLELRLPSGKPGDKGAAAFIEYCSRPPENTLLLISLPKLDGSAQKTKWGKALIEGPHTQFLQIWPVDTSQFPQWIRQRLSQAGLSASHDAVELIAARVEGNLLAAAQEIEKLKLMAEGGQITVETVQGAVADSARFDVFGLTDAVLNGEAAHTVRMLEGLRGEGIEPPVILWALARELRVLANLALQFSQGIPLDKAFSQARPPIWDKRKPLMSKALQRHSAQRWSQLLMDAQRIDAQIKGQAAGSPWSSLTRLALLMAGQRLSLPAE
- the lptE gene encoding LPS assembly lipoprotein LptE; protein product: MIKRNLLVMGLAVLLSACGFQLRGTGTTELTIKELDVSARDAYGPTVVQLTQMLKNSGVNVHQGAEYKLVLVSEGEVSRAASYNGSSRSAEYELTDTVNYEIRGSRSLLLLEDKVQVQKIYVQDSNNLMGSDQEAAQVRKEMRAQLVQNLVMRLQLLTPAQLDKLQSTAEAKAQAEADALEAAQRIENETPRQSPIEIPTK
- the leuS gene encoding leucine--tRNA ligase, coding for MHELYQPREIEAAAQTFWDEQKSFEVSEQPGKETFYCLSMFPYPSGKLHMGHVRNYTIGDVIARYQRMQGKSVLQPMGWDAFGMPAENAAMKNNVAPAKWTYENIAYMKTQLRSLGLGVDWSREITTCKPDYYRWEQWLFTRLFQKGVIYRKNGTVNWDPVDQTVLANEQVIDGRGWRSGAIIEKREIPMYYFKITAYADELLSGLDELPGWPEQVKTMQRNWIGKSRGMEVQFPYDQASIGEAGALKVFTTRPDTLMGATYVAVAAEHPLATLAAKGNPELQAFIHECKSGSVAEADIATQAKKGLPTALFVEHPLTGEKLPVWVANYVLMHYGDGAVMAVPAHDERDFEFATQYNLPIKAVVRTSAGDETLSQWQAAYGEHGTLINSGIYDGLEFQAAFDAIEADLLKKQLGQSRTQFRLRDWGISRQRYWGCPIPIVHCDTCGDVPVPEDQLPVVLPEDVVPDGAGSPLARMPSFYECSCPTCGAPAKRETDTMDTFVESSWYFARYASPHYEGGMVDPKAANHWLPVDQYIGGIEHAILHLLYARFFHKLMRDEGLVTSNEPFKNLLTQGMVIADTYYRLEANGSKTWYNPADVELERDSKAKVIGAKLISDGLPVEIGGIEKMAKSKNNGVDPQSMIDQYGADTCRLFMMFASPPDMSLEWSDSGVEGSHRFLRRVWRLSHAHVTLGLTPKLNVAGLNDEQKAVRRAIHLAIKNASQDVGQHHKFNTAIAQVMTLMNVLEKAAQVTPQDRALLQEGLETVALLLAPITPHISHELWSRLGHSDAIIDAGWPVLDKTALVQDSLVLVIQVNGKLRGQIEMPASATREEVEAVARVNENVLRFTDGLTIRKVIVVPGKLVNIVAS